The following coding sequences lie in one Syngnathoides biaculeatus isolate LvHL_M chromosome 16, ASM1980259v1, whole genome shotgun sequence genomic window:
- the apol gene encoding uncharacterized protein apol has protein sequence MQQPSLASRHSSLCGQADMAAFAGEPSDAHIDRFSTRHTDALEEVLRLYVSATLLDMSTVSRFCDGMSEWRLQRENEITAIMDISNRAQIKPSKNILVYVKNKTAAEHRRAMLEAELAVALKDALLGLEDLDVFVEALERLATTSPFIFRGEVVKLPQDVSCSDVALAVATARRACPVAADLKQDSKVLLVPRLDNATVLAYLLDKYVQTALQICFLMDKWQKKNAFKTKRNKSQVFKSNSSLWLIWPLTPQWKPAKCLVGLKTRFCTGKILFAWKTLALIHTHFSSSKFCLNMLPKAILDIRVELPDELSSDDTQTILRHIHQCDQIRNDADFRLAFLLQEDTSHLFLAEFRQRRVRMLELLDQLDQTVKELVRKNKAVKISTVASSSVGVVSSALSIVGLSLIPITAGTSLALSMTGLGLGLASWANCAVTSVVDYKLEQKSIKKANEVIDNFIEEAQSLDNIANKTRQMDAAVSEVLCEADEVRRVGLLADTTSAVTTPKGNKGMATRVGKVVVVGGKALRNVHKAVADARNVGHMALKGSVAVTRTARAGLIPLNGIFIGIDIVIICMDSIALAKGCETQVSQFLRARSALWRAEMESWQKISDSLMRGLASFEKNWSVIETPVFSDDKQGKKQHCVIQ, from the exons AtgcagcagccttcgctggcgagccgtCACAGCAGCCTTTGCGGGCAAGCTGACATGGCAGCCTTCGCGGGtgagccgtccgacgcgcacatcgacagatTTAGCACccgtcatac AGATGCTCTGGAGGAGGTCTTGAGGCTCTATGTCTCGGCCACCCTGCTCGACATGTCCACGGTGAGTCGCTTCTGCGATGGGATGTCCGAGTGGCGGCTGCAGCGTGAGAATGAGATCACCGCCATAATGGACATCAGCAACCGAGCACAGATAAAGCCGAGCAAGAATATTCTGGTGTACGTGAAAAACAAGACGGCTGCAGAGCATAGGCGAGCAATGCTGGAGGCGGAACTAGCGGTGGCACTAAAGGACGCGCTGCTTGGCCTCGAGGACCTGGACGTCTTTGTGGAGGCGCTGGAGAGGCTGGCCACCACCTCACCATTTATTTTTCGGGGCGAGGTGGTGAAACTGCCGCAAGATGTCAGCTGCTCTGATGTGGCGCTCGCTGTGGCCACGGCACGCCGGGCTTGTCCAGTCGCTGCCGATTTGAAGCAAGACAGCAAAGTGCTCTTGGTGCCCAGGTTGGACAACGCCACCGTGCTGGCATACCTTCTGGACAAATACGTGCAGACTGCACTACAAATATGTTTCCTGATGGATAAATG gcaaaaaaaaaatgctttcaaaacaaAGCGGAATAAGTCGCAGGTGTTTAAGTCTAATAGCAGTTTATGGCTAATTTGGCCTCTGACACCACAATGGAAGCCAGCAAAATGTCTGGTTGGTCTCAAAACACGATTCTGTACCGGGAAAATACTATTCGCATGGAAAACGTTAGCGTTGatacatacacatttttcttCCAGCAAGTTCTGCCTCAACATGCTACCCAAAGCTATTTTGGACATTCGTGTGGAGCTCCCTGATGAATTATCTTCAGATGACACGCAGACGATTCTTCGCCACATTCACCAGTGTGACCAGATCCG GAACGATGCAGATTTCCGGCTGGCTTTCTTGCTCCAGGAGGACACTTCTCACCTCTTCCTGGCTGAGTTCAGACAGCGTCGTGTTAGAATGCTGGAGCTTCTGGACCAATTGGACCAGACTGTCAAGGAGCTGGTCAGGAAGAACAAGGCGGTGAAGATCTCCACTGTCGCAAGTAGTTCGGTGGGCGTGGTGAGCAGTGCACTGTCCATCGTGGGGCTCTCGCTCATACCCATCACAGCTGGTACCTCCCTGGCTCTGAGTATGACCGGATTGGGTCTTGGTCTGGCCAGCTGGGCCAACTGTGCCGTCACCTCCGTCGTGGACTATAAACTGGAGCAAAAGTCTATTAAGAAAGCTAATGAGGTGATAGATAACTTCATTGAGGAAGCGCAAAGTCTAGACAACATTGCCAACAAGACCCGCCAAATGGATGCTGCCGTCAGTGAAGTTCTCTGTGAGGCTGATGAGGTCAGAAGAGTCGGTCTCCTTGCAGACACCACCTCTGCTGTGACGACGCCGAAAGGCAACAAGGGGATGGCCACCAGGGTGGGCAAGGTGGTGGTTGTGGGTGGCAAAGCGCTACGCAATGTCCACAAAGCAGTGGCGGATGCCCGGAATGTGGGCCACATGGCGCTTAAAGGGTCTGTGGCTGTGACCCGGACAGCCAGAGCTGGACTCATCCCACTTAATGGAATCTTCATCGGCATTGATATCGTCATCATCTGCATGGACAGCATTGCGCTAGCCAAAGGGTGTGAGACCCAGGTGTCACAATTTCTCAGAGCCAGGAGTGCTCTGTGGCGGGCCGAGATGGAATCCTGGCAGAAGATATCAGACTCGTTGATGCGAGGATTGGCGTCGTTTGAGAAAAACTGGAGTGTCATAGAAACACCGGTTTTCAGTGACGACAAACAAGGCAAAAAGCAACATTGCGTCATTCAGtag